In Candidatus Hydrogenedentota bacterium, the genomic window GCCAGCCAAGACCGGCGCGGCGGAGTAATGATTCACGAGACCGTCATGTGGGTATTCTCGTTCGTGTGCCATCAAGAGGCTGCGCGGACGTGGGCGCCCGGCGGAGTCCCACTGGCCCTGTGCCAGCGCTGTACGGGGGTCTACGCGGGCTCGGCCTTGATGCTGCTCCTTCTCCCTTGGATGTGTTTCCGGCCGAGCCGGTTCACGGGGGCGCTCCACACGGTGCTCATCCTGCAGATGGTCTTTTTCACCGGACATCTCTTGCCTCATCCGGCCAGTGTGCGGACCCTGTCCGGACAGGTCTTCATCGCGGGCGTCTATTATTTCGTATGGACCCATCTCAGCGTCAGGATCGGTCTCACCCGGGATGACCGTTCCCCGCGGGCATACGGCATTGGCCTTCTTGCAGCGCTGCTGATTTTGCAGGGACTCGTCCATGCACCTTTCCGATGGGCCGCGCCAGTGCTCGAACTCCTGTCCTTGATTGGTGTGCTGGGACTCCTTATTGCCGTGGCGGCGACGATCGCCGATCTTGCACTCCATTCGCGGTACAGGCGGTCCGCGAGGTAGTGGGGTAGGCGCTGGATACGGTGCGACAGGCAAAGAGCTCGTCC contains:
- a CDS encoding DUF2085 domain-containing protein encodes the protein MIHETVMWVFSFVCHQEAARTWAPGGVPLALCQRCTGVYAGSALMLLLLPWMCFRPSRFTGALHTVLILQMVFFTGHLLPHPASVRTLSGQVFIAGVYYFVWTHLSVRIGLTRDDRSPRAYGIGLLAALLILQGLVHAPFRWAAPVLELLSLIGVLGLLIAVAATIADLALHSRYRRSAR